The Flexivirga aerilata sequence GATGCTCGCCGGGGTGGTCAACGAGCCGGGCCGGCTGGACCCGACGACCAACCCCGAGGGTGTGCTCGCCCGCCGCAACGTGGTGCTGGACAAGATGTACCAGCAGAAGCTGATCAGCTACACCCAGCTGGTCGACGCCAAGAAGTCGCCGCTCGGGCTGAAGCTGACCCAGGTCAACTCCAACTCGTGCGCCAACTCCAAGTACGCCTACTTCTGCTACTACGTGATGGGCTGGCTGCAGACGCAGCCGGCGCTCGGCAAGGACCCGAAGTCGCGGCTGGCGACGCTGCAGAGCGGCGGCCTGACGATCAAGACCAGCTTCGACCCCAAGCTCGCCGACACCATCGACAAGGAGATCCGCAAGAAGGTGCCGCAGGGCAACTCCGAGGGCATCGACTCCGCCGGCATCATCATCCAGCCGGGCACCGGCCTGGTGCTGGCCAGCGGTCAGAACACGCAGTATTCCAACGTGGCGGGCGCGGGCAAGAACGCGCAGAACTTCACCACCGACGGCGAGGGCTACGCCTATGGCTCGACGGCGAAGCTGTTCACCGTGGTCAACGCCCTCGAGGCGGGGTGGTCGCCCGACAAGAAGATCACCGTGCCGCCATACAACACCAAGAGCTCGGCGGACGCCCCGGCGCACGCGTTCACCAGCGCCAACTTCCCCGGCCGGTGCGGCCTGACGCCGGGTACGACGTGGCGGCTGCCCAACGACAAGCCGTATCCCCCGGCCGGGCAGCGGATGAGCCTGAAGGACGCGACCGCGCAGTCGGTCAACACGATCTTCGCGCAGATGGTGAGCGAGCTCGGCGCGTGCAACGTGCTGAAGACGACCAGCAAGTTCGGGGTGCAGAGCGGCACCGGTCAGCAGATCCAGTCGACGGCCGCGTCGATCACCCTGGGCACCTCGGACGTGACCCCGCTGGACCTCACCAACGCCTACGCGACGATCGCCGCCAACGGCAAGTACTGCCCGCCGCGGCCGGTCGTGGCGATCACCGACGGCAACGGCAAGAAGCTGCCGCTGTCGGGCACCGCGTGCAAGCAGCTGGTCAGCCCGAAGGTGGCGGCCGAGACGTCGGAGATCTTCCAGTCGGTGATCACCGACCCGGCGGGTACGACGCACGGCGACATCCTGCTCAACGGCAACCGGCCGGCCGCCGGTAAGACCGGCACCGAGGACGGCTCGAAGAACATCTGGTTCGTCGGTTACACCCCGCAGATGGCGACCGGAGTCTGGGTGGGCCACAACAAGGCGCCGGCGCCGATGAAGGACATCACGCTGGCCGGCCAGAAGTACAAGGACTACGTCTTCGCCGGGGACCTCGCGGCACCGATCTGGAAGAACGTGATGGACGCGGCGCTCAAGGGCAAGCCGATCGAATACTTCCAGAAGCCGGACGGCAGCACGCCCAAGTCGAAGCCCGCGCCGAAGGCGACCGCGTCGACCCCGCCGCCGCCCACGCCGGTCGGCCCGACCGGCAACTACTCGCCGCGCACCTACACTCCGCAGAACAACGGGACGGGTACGACGCAGGCGCCGGTGGTGCCGCGCGCGACCGCGCAGAAGGAGACCCCGAAGGCGACCGTCCGGCAGCAGCCGACGACCAAGCCGACGTCGACGGCTCAGCCGACGGCGAGCGGCAAGTAGGCGGTCAGCGACCGACCTTGAGCAACGGGCGGGCCCCGGTGCGGCGTAGGCCGCACCGGGGCCTGCCCCGTGTTCAGTGGGTGAGGTTCAGTGGGCGAGCGCCTGCTTCACCAGCGCCGCGACCTTGCCGCCGTCGGCGCGTCCGGCGATCTGCGGCTGCACGACCTTCATTACCGCACCCATGCCGGCCATGCTGTCGGCACCGGTCTGCGCGATCGCGTCCCGCACGATCGTCTGCAGCTCGTCGTCGGTGAGCTGCTTGGGCAGATACTCCTCCAGCACGGCGAGCTCGGCGCGTTCGTTCGCGGCCAGCTCGTCGCGGCCGGCTGCGTCATACGCCTCGGCGGCCTCGCGGCGCTTCTTGGCCTCCTTGGTGATCACCTGCTGCACGTCGGCGTCGGTGAGCTCCTTGTGCTCCTTGCCGGCGACCTCCGCGTTGGTGATGGCGGCGATCGTCATCCGCAGGGTGCCGGTGCGCACCTGGTCGCGGGCGCGCAATGCGGCGGTCAGGTCATCGCGCAGGGTCTGCTTGCTCGTCATGGAGCCAGTCTGACAGGCGGCACTCAGCGGCCTGCGCATAATTGACCGGTCATGCATGCACTCGCCAAGGCAACCACCGCCGTCGCAGCTGCCGGGGCCGGCACGCTCGCCTGGTCCTCCCTCGTCGAACGTCACCTCTACACGCTGCGCCGTTTCCGGCTGCCGGTGCTCGCGCCGGGCTCGCGGCCGCTGCGGGTGCTGCATCTCAGCGACCTGCACCTGGTGCCGCGGCAGCAGCGCCGCATCGACTGGGTGCGCGGTTTGGCAGCACTGGAGCCGGATTTCGTGATCAACACCGGCGACAACTGCTCCGACCTCGACGCGGTGCCGGCGGTGCTGCACGCGATGGAACCGCTGCTGGACTTCCCCGGCGCGTTCGTGCTCGGCTCGAACGACTACTACGCGCCGGCACCGAAGAACCCGCTGAAGTATGTCGGGATCGGCGCACCCCACAAGAAGGGCGCCGACCTGGAGGTGGCGTCGCTGCCGGTCGAGGAGCTGGTCGAGGGCTTCACCGCCGGTGGCTGGATCGACCTCGACAACGTGCGGCGGACTGTCGACATCAATGGCGAGCCAGTCGAATTCGTCGGGGTGAACGACCCGCACATCGAGCTGGACGACTACGCCGCGGTCGCCGGTCCTGCCGCCTCCGATGTCGCCTTGACGATGGGCGTGCTGCATGCGCCGTATGTGCGGGTGCTCGACGCGATGAGCGCCGACGCGGCGCGCCTGATGCTCGCCGGGCACACCCACGGCGGGCAGGTGTGCGTGCCGTACTACGGCGCGCTGACGACCAACTGCGACCTGGACAACGCTCGCGCCAAAGGGGTTTCGCGCTGGTGGCCCGGCGCGGCAACGGGCGTCGCGGCTCCGCCGGACGCCGCGTGGCTCGAGGTGTCGGCGGGCATCGGGCACAACAAGTACAACCCGGTGCGGCTCGCGTGCCGCCCGGAGGCGACGCTGCTGACGCTGGTGCCCGGGGCGTGACCGCGGGCGGTTTCGTCAAGCGGGTCGCCTCGGAGCGGGCGGGTGCGTGGGAGGCGGCCGGGTTGTCGTGGCTGCGGGTGCCGGGCGGCGCACCGGTCGTGGGCGTCGAGTCAGTGTCCCCGGATCAGCTTGTGCTGCAACGCCTTTCGCCGATCTCACCATCGGTCGCGCAGGTCGAGTCGTTCGGCCGGCAGCTCGCCGCGACCCATGCGACCGGTGCCTCGGGTTTCGGTGTCGGGCCGGACGGATGGACCCGCGACGGCCTGCAGGGGCCGGCGGACGACCTGATCCCGCTGCCACTCGGGCCCTATGACTCCTGGGGCGCGATGTATGCCGACCTGCGGGTCGAGCCGTTGGCGCGCCAGGCGGGGCTCCTGGGCGCGGCCGAGGGGCTGCTCGGGCGGCTGCGGGGCGGAGAGTTCGACGAGACGGTCGCCGCGCCGGCGCGACTGCACGGTGACCTGTGGGCCGGCAACGTGGTGTGGACCGCGGCCGGCGGGGTGCTGATCGACCCGGCCGCGCACGGTGGGCACCCGGAGTCCGACCTGGGCGCGCTCACGCTCTTCGGGGCGCCGCACCTGGAGCGGCTGCTTGCGTCATACATCGAGGTGGCGGGGGTGGCCGACGGCTGGCGCGAGCGCCTCCCCCTCATGCAGCTGCATCTGGTCCTGCTGCACGCGGTGCTCTTCGGCGGCGGGTATGTCGGGCAGGCAGCGTCCATCCTGCGCCGCTACGCCTAGCCCGATTGGGCGAATCCGCGGGTCAGCTTGTATCGTTGCTTCTCGCTGCGTGCGTCCCGCTGGGGCGCTCGCGGCATGCCACGGGGTGTGGCGCAGCTTGGTAGCGCGCTTCGTTCGGGACGAAGAGGTCGCAGGTTCAAATCCTGTCACCCCGACAGTGTGATGTCTTGAGGACATCGGAATGGCCCGGACCTGCATTGTGCAGGTTCGGGTCATTTTTGTGGGCGTGGGTTCGGGTGGTCGACCGCTGCACGGTTGAGACCGCAACGGTAAGCATGCCCGGACGATGGCGACGCAAGCCGATATTTGAGAGCCCTCCAGGCTGGCGCGAGATCGCAAACGTTCCGGGTAGTTCGCAGTAACCTGCGAGCATCATGAATGCGTCATCAGGGGACGAGGCTCGGGTTGCTGCCGAGGCACGGGCGCGTTTACTCATCGATCGCCAACTGACCGACGCAGGCTGGATGGTGCAGGACAAGAAGGCGCTCAACCTCTTCGCCGCGCAAGGCGTCGCGTGCCGCGAGGTCACCATGGCGTCCGGGCACGGTCGCGCGGACTATCTGCTGTATGTCGACCAGCGCGCCGTCGGTGTCATCGAGGCCAAGCCGCAGGGCACGACGCTGAGTGGTGTCGAGTGGCAGTCGGCGATGTATGCCGAGGGCCTCCCGTCCGACATACGGCTCAAGGCACTCACGACGGACGGACGGCTGCCGTTTATCTTCGAGGCGAGCGGCACCGAGACGCACTTCACCAACGGCTATGACCCGGACGCACGGTCGCGGCAGCTGTTCGCGTTTCCGCAGCCGGCGACGCTCGCCCGCATCATCCGCGATGCCGAAGCCGAGGATTCACCGACCTGGCGCGCGAAGGTGCGCCACCTCCCCGAGCTCGACATGACGAGCCTGCGGCCGGCGCAGATCACCGCGATCAACGGCGTGGAGCACTCACTCGCCGCGCAGCATTTCGACCGTTCACTGGTACAGATGGCAACCGGTGCCGGCAAGACCTACACCGCCGTCACGCTCGCCTTTCGGCTGCTGAAGTTTGGCGGCTTCAAGCGCATCCTCTTCCTCGTCGACCGCAACAACCTCGCCGAGCAGACGATCGCGGAGTTCCAGAACTACCGCACGCCCGGCGACGGCCGCCGCTTCACCGAGATCTACAACGTCGACAAGCTCACGCGCGCCGGCATGCTCGCCAGCAGCAACGTCGTGATCTCGACCATCCAGCGCGTTTACAAGGCGCTCCAGGGCGAGGAGGTGACCGCGGACGACGACCCGGGCCTGGACGACTTCGTCCCGGACTCCCCCGTGACCGTCGCCTACAGCGCCCAATTGCCGCCCGAGACGTTCGACCTGGTCGTCGTCGACGAGGCGCACCGCTCGATCTACGGCGTATGGCGCAGCGTCCTCGAATACTTCGACGCGCACGTCGTCGGCCTGACCGCGACACCCGGCAAGCAGACGTTCGCGTTCTTCCGGCAGAACCTGGTCTCCGAATACACCTACCCGCAGTCGGTCGCCGACCGCGTCAACGTCGACTTCGACCTCTACCGGATCCGCACCGAGATCTCCGAATGCGGCAACTCGATCGACGCCGGCACGATCGTCCCGAAGGTCGACCGCCGGACCCGTCAGCAGCGACTCGAAGCGCTCGAAGAGGACCTGGAATACACCCACAAGCAGCTCGACCGCGCGGTCACCGCCAAGTCGCAGATCCGCTTGGTGTTGGAGACGTTCCGGGACCGGCTGTTCACCGAGATCTTTCCCGGCCGTTCGACCGTCCCGAAGACGCTGATCTTCGCCAAGGACGACGCGCACGCCGAGGAGATCGTCACCGCGGTGCGCGAAGTGTTCGGCAAGGGCAACGACTTCGCCGCCAAGATCACCTACAACGCCCGCGACCCCAAGGGCCAGCTGCAGGCGTTCCGGACGTCCCCGAGTCTGCGCATCGCGGTCACCGTCGACATGATCGCCACCGGCACCGACGTGAAGCCGCTGGAGTGCGTCTTCTTCATGCGCGACGTGCGCTCGGCGCAGTACTTCGAGCAGATGAAGGGCCGCGGCGCCCGCACCATCACCCCGGCCGATTTTCAGTCGGTCACCCCGGACGCGGCGGGCAAGGACCGGTTCGTCATCGTCGACGCCGTCGGGGTCACCGAGCACGACTTCGTCGATCCGCCGCTGAACCGCGAGAAGGGCGTCTCGCTCAAGAAGCTGCTCGACAAAGCGGCGACGTTGTCGCTGACCGAGGACGAGACCGCCACTCTCGCCTCCCGATTGGCCAAGTTGGAGTTGGACCTCACCCCGGCCGAGCGCGAGGAGCTGGACGATGTCGCCGGTATGCCGGTCCGCGACATCGTCCGCGGACTGGTCGACGCGGTCGACCCGGACACCCAGGCTCGAGCGCTGGTTGAGCAGGGCGACGAAGGAGCCCGTGTCGAAACCATTCAGCAGTTGTTGGACCCCGCGACACGCCCGCTGGCCGCCAACCCCGAACTACGCAGCCGCATCCTGGAGCTACGCGCCACACACGACCGGATCATCGACGAGGTCAACGCCGACACCCTGATCGACGCCGGCGGCGTGGTCGACACCCGCCGGGCGCAGTCGGTGGTCGAGTCCTGGCAGGCCTACCTGAACGAGCACCGCGACGAGATCACCGCCATCCAGCTGCTCGGCGAAGCCCGCGTGCGACGCATCAACTTCGCCGACATCCAAGAACTCGCCGACCGCATCAGCCGGCCACCGCACAACTGGACCACCGACATCATCTGGCACGCCTACGAGACGCTGTATGTGGACAAGGTCCGCCACAGCGACCGGCACACCCTGACCGACCTGGTGTCCTTGCTGCGCTATACCGTCGGCGTCGATGACGAGCTGGTGCCGTTTGCCGACCGCGTGCGCGAGCGGTATGCCGCCTGGCTCGCCCAACAGGAGCAGTCGGGCACGAAATTCACGGAGACACAAAGGTGGTGGCTGGACCGGATGGTCGAAGTGATCGCGAACTCCGCCGGCATCACCGCCGAAGACCTCGACGAAGCACCCTTCACCGAACGCGGTGGGGTCGATGGTGCCCTGCGTGACCTCGGCGACCAAGCCGCCGACCTGCTGGAGAACCTCAACGCGGAGCTCACCGCGTGAAAGCACCGCTCGTCTCGCTCAGCCGACTCGGCGAACGCGGGCTCTTCCGGGACGGCGATTGGGTCGAGTCGAAGGATCAGGACGCGTCAGGAACCGTAAGGCTGACACAACTCGCCGACGTAGGGGTCGGAACGTTCAGGAATCGATCTGATCGCTGGATGCGCGAAGATCAAGCCGACCGGCTCGGCTGCACATTTCTTCAGCCAGCAGACATTCTGGTCGCACGAATGCCTGAGCCACTCGGGCGAGCCTGCCTAGCGCCAGAAGGCATCGGCCGTGCCGTGACCGCGGTCGACGTCGCCATCCTCCGTGTAGATCACTCCGCCGTGTCTCCTGCGTATGTGATGTGGATGATCAACGCCCCACAGTTCAACGCGGAGGTTGTCGCACGGCAAAGCGGCACCACCCGCAAGCGAATCTCGCGCAAGAACCTCGCTGCTCTTGCTGTGCCGCTGCCAGACCTTGCAGAGCAGCAGCGAATCGTCGAGATCCTCGAAGACCACCTCTCACACCTCGACGCAGCGGCGGATTATGCGTCCGCTGTGGAACGAAGACTTGCATCCCTCCGGCGTTCGACCCTTGAAGAGCTGTTCGGCCGAAGCAGCAAGCGGGTGCCACTCAAACAGCTGGTGGACCACATTGAAGCCGGCAAGTCTCTCGGTGGGGCGGCTGCAGCTGCCCGCGACCAGGAGTGGGGAATCATCAAAGTCTCCGCGATGACTTGGGGCAAATTCCTGCCAGAAGAGAACAAGGCGATTCCCGCCGACCGGGCGGATCCGAGATACGAGATCCACGCCGGCGATCTCCTGGTCAGTCGGGCGAACACTTCGGAATACGTCGGAGCGAGCGTCCTGGTCGATGATCCAGGTCGGCCGCGACTGCTATTGAGCGACAAGAGTCTTCGAGTCGTGCCGACCGCCGACACCAACCCGGCCTGGCTTTGGCGAGCGCTGCAGAGTCCCACGTCCCGCGCGCAGATCTCGGCACTGGCGACTGGGACCAAGGACTCAATGCGGAACATCTCGCAAAAGTCCCTGCTTCGCGTCCATGTGCCCGATGTCGGAACCGAGGAGCAGGAAGCCGCCGTGCAGCAGTTCACGGAGGCCGAGCAGAAGTGGGGGATTCTCGAGTCTGAGCTGTCCCGCTCGAGGGCCCGCGCCCAGTCATTACGCCGCGCGGTCCTGGCCGCAGCCTTCAGCGGGAAGTTGACCGGCCGTCACACCGACGACGAAGTGGTCGAGGAGATCGCAGGATGATTCCGGACTTCCAGACTCTCATGCGGCCAGTCCTGGCCCTCCTCGCCGACGGTGCCGTGCGCCGCTCACGTGACGTCAAGGATGCGATGGCTGAGGAGTTTGACCTGACAGAGGCGGAGCGCGCCGAGCTTCTTCCGAGTGGCCGGCAGCGAACCATCGACAACCGGATCGGCTGGTCGCTCACCTACCTCTCGCAGGCCGGGCTCGTCGCCCGTCCGAGTCGCGGGCACGTCGTCATCACCGACGACGGGCGCGCCGCTCTCAGGGCGAACCCGACCCGCATCGACATGAAGACCCTGGAGGCATATCCGGCATACCTCGACTTCCGGGATCGCACCCGGGAGAAAGCGGCGGCGACAGCGGTTACCACCGGCGACGACCGCAGGGAGGCCACCCCGAGCGACCTCGTCGAACAGGCGCTGTCGACGAACCGGGCAGCTGTCGAAGGCGAGGTGCTACAGGCCGCGCTCGCCCTGTCACCGACCGGGTTCGAAGATCTTGTGATTCGACTGCTCGAACGGATGGGATACGGCAAGGCCGGTTCGGTCGAGCGCACCAGCGCGTCCGGAGACGCCGGCGTCGACGGCATCATCAGCCAGGACCCACTCGGTCTCGATCGCATCTATGTGCAGGCGAAGCGGTATGCCGAAGATCGAACCATCGATCGTCCCCGCATCCATGAGTTCGCCGGCGCCCTGCTCGGAAAGCAAGGAGACAGAGGCGTTTTCATCACGACATCCCGCTTCTCCAACGGCGCCGTCCAAGAGGCCGAACGCATCAACGCACGGATCGAGCTGATCGACGGCCGTCGCCTGGCGGAACTCCTCGTCGCCTACGGCGTCGGTGTCCAATCGGATCAGACCGTCACTCTGTACCGGTTGGATGAAGACTTCTTCGACGGCTTGTAATATTGAGGGACCATATCCCCCGAGCCACTCAACGATGCGCAACCGGGGGATCTTCTCTTCAATGACCGCCTCACACGACCTCGTCGGTGGTCGTCAGTAGATTGACGAGATCCGGGATCGGCAGGAGGTGGCGACCATGACTCGTGAAATTGAGATCCGTTTGATCGGACACGAGAGCGCCGACGGGGAGCTGCTCGCTGCGGACGCCCTTGGCATCATCGGTTCATTCAAGGATCTCGCCTACCGGCTGACCCGGTCCGCGGCAAAACGAGACGGGCTCGGCCGGACCGATGCTGTCCTCGAACGACTGGCCACCGTACGGGTCGGGCTGCGTAAGGGCAGCACTCAGGTCGTTTTCGTCGTCGGCGACCAGAACGCCATCCTCGATCCGCTGGAGCCCCAGGTCGATGCCATGTTCTGGTCGATCATCGAGGGAGTCGGCACCAATGAGCGCCCGCCGGAGGTGTCCGACTCGGTCGCCGATGCGGTGGATCGGCTCGTCGTCGCCCTGGGCAAAGCCGCGCCGAAGGCAGAGGTGGCTGTTCCCGGTTACCCCCGGCGCATGCTGGACACGCACCTGCTGGATCGCCGGCCATGGCAGCGGCAGAACGGAGAGGAGGCCGGCGAGATGTCCGTGCATGGCGTGTTGGAAATGGTCGACCTGCACAGCAGGAGATTCAGGCTGC is a genomic window containing:
- a CDS encoding fructosamine kinase family protein, which encodes MTAGGFVKRVASERAGAWEAAGLSWLRVPGGAPVVGVESVSPDQLVLQRLSPISPSVAQVESFGRQLAATHATGASGFGVGPDGWTRDGLQGPADDLIPLPLGPYDSWGAMYADLRVEPLARQAGLLGAAEGLLGRLRGGEFDETVAAPARLHGDLWAGNVVWTAAGGVLIDPAAHGGHPESDLGALTLFGAPHLERLLASYIEVAGVADGWRERLPLMQLHLVLLHAVLFGGGYVGQAASILRRYA
- a CDS encoding restriction endonuclease, producing the protein MIPDFQTLMRPVLALLADGAVRRSRDVKDAMAEEFDLTEAERAELLPSGRQRTIDNRIGWSLTYLSQAGLVARPSRGHVVITDDGRAALRANPTRIDMKTLEAYPAYLDFRDRTREKAAATAVTTGDDRREATPSDLVEQALSTNRAAVEGEVLQAALALSPTGFEDLVIRLLERMGYGKAGSVERTSASGDAGVDGIISQDPLGLDRIYVQAKRYAEDRTIDRPRIHEFAGALLGKQGDRGVFITTSRFSNGAVQEAERINARIELIDGRRLAELLVAYGVGVQSDQTVTLYRLDEDFFDGL
- a CDS encoding GatB/YqeY domain-containing protein, with the translated sequence MTSKQTLRDDLTAALRARDQVRTGTLRMTIAAITNAEVAGKEHKELTDADVQQVITKEAKKRREAAEAYDAAGRDELAANERAELAVLEEYLPKQLTDDELQTIVRDAIAQTGADSMAGMGAVMKVVQPQIAGRADGGKVAALVKQALAH
- a CDS encoding metallophosphoesterase → MHALAKATTAVAAAGAGTLAWSSLVERHLYTLRRFRLPVLAPGSRPLRVLHLSDLHLVPRQQRRIDWVRGLAALEPDFVINTGDNCSDLDAVPAVLHAMEPLLDFPGAFVLGSNDYYAPAPKNPLKYVGIGAPHKKGADLEVASLPVEELVEGFTAGGWIDLDNVRRTVDINGEPVEFVGVNDPHIELDDYAAVAGPAASDVALTMGVLHAPYVRVLDAMSADAARLMLAGHTHGGQVCVPYYGALTTNCDLDNARAKGVSRWWPGAATGVAAPPDAAWLEVSAGIGHNKYNPVRLACRPEATLLTLVPGA
- a CDS encoding restriction endonuclease subunit S, yielding MKAPLVSLSRLGERGLFRDGDWVESKDQDASGTVRLTQLADVGVGTFRNRSDRWMREDQADRLGCTFLQPADILVARMPEPLGRACLAPEGIGRAVTAVDVAILRVDHSAVSPAYVMWMINAPQFNAEVVARQSGTTRKRISRKNLAALAVPLPDLAEQQRIVEILEDHLSHLDAAADYASAVERRLASLRRSTLEELFGRSSKRVPLKQLVDHIEAGKSLGGAAAAARDQEWGIIKVSAMTWGKFLPEENKAIPADRADPRYEIHAGDLLVSRANTSEYVGASVLVDDPGRPRLLLSDKSLRVVPTADTNPAWLWRALQSPTSRAQISALATGTKDSMRNISQKSLLRVHVPDVGTEEQEAAVQQFTEAEQKWGILESELSRSRARAQSLRRAVLAAAFSGKLTGRHTDDEVVEEIAG
- a CDS encoding DEAD/DEAH box helicase family protein, whose amino-acid sequence is MNASSGDEARVAAEARARLLIDRQLTDAGWMVQDKKALNLFAAQGVACREVTMASGHGRADYLLYVDQRAVGVIEAKPQGTTLSGVEWQSAMYAEGLPSDIRLKALTTDGRLPFIFEASGTETHFTNGYDPDARSRQLFAFPQPATLARIIRDAEAEDSPTWRAKVRHLPELDMTSLRPAQITAINGVEHSLAAQHFDRSLVQMATGAGKTYTAVTLAFRLLKFGGFKRILFLVDRNNLAEQTIAEFQNYRTPGDGRRFTEIYNVDKLTRAGMLASSNVVISTIQRVYKALQGEEVTADDDPGLDDFVPDSPVTVAYSAQLPPETFDLVVVDEAHRSIYGVWRSVLEYFDAHVVGLTATPGKQTFAFFRQNLVSEYTYPQSVADRVNVDFDLYRIRTEISECGNSIDAGTIVPKVDRRTRQQRLEALEEDLEYTHKQLDRAVTAKSQIRLVLETFRDRLFTEIFPGRSTVPKTLIFAKDDAHAEEIVTAVREVFGKGNDFAAKITYNARDPKGQLQAFRTSPSLRIAVTVDMIATGTDVKPLECVFFMRDVRSAQYFEQMKGRGARTITPADFQSVTPDAAGKDRFVIVDAVGVTEHDFVDPPLNREKGVSLKKLLDKAATLSLTEDETATLASRLAKLELDLTPAEREELDDVAGMPVRDIVRGLVDAVDPDTQARALVEQGDEGARVETIQQLLDPATRPLAANPELRSRILELRATHDRIIDEVNADTLIDAGGVVDTRRAQSVVESWQAYLNEHRDEITAIQLLGEARVRRINFADIQELADRISRPPHNWTTDIIWHAYETLYVDKVRHSDRHTLTDLVSLLRYTVGVDDELVPFADRVRERYAAWLAQQEQSGTKFTETQRWWLDRMVEVIANSAGITAEDLDEAPFTERGGVDGALRDLGDQAADLLENLNAELTA
- a CDS encoding transglycosylase domain-containing protein; the encoded protein is MRHVTRFGTVFSLLGALIATAIAMGLVAAGLALPAIGAAGQATNGSIKLFNQIPSNIEMNPLAQQSRILAADGSVLATPFNQNRIVVPFDKISQNMKNAQVAIEDERFYQHGAIDSKGLLRAISSNVFSNGTQGASTLTQQYVKVMQQNQAINTGNEEAANRAVTQSGMEGYVRKLQQLKYAVTIEQKYTKDQILDGYLNLVYYGGQAYGVEAAARHYFGIPAAQLNLQQSAMLAGVVNEPGRLDPTTNPEGVLARRNVVLDKMYQQKLISYTQLVDAKKSPLGLKLTQVNSNSCANSKYAYFCYYVMGWLQTQPALGKDPKSRLATLQSGGLTIKTSFDPKLADTIDKEIRKKVPQGNSEGIDSAGIIIQPGTGLVLASGQNTQYSNVAGAGKNAQNFTTDGEGYAYGSTAKLFTVVNALEAGWSPDKKITVPPYNTKSSADAPAHAFTSANFPGRCGLTPGTTWRLPNDKPYPPAGQRMSLKDATAQSVNTIFAQMVSELGACNVLKTTSKFGVQSGTGQQIQSTAASITLGTSDVTPLDLTNAYATIAANGKYCPPRPVVAITDGNGKKLPLSGTACKQLVSPKVAAETSEIFQSVITDPAGTTHGDILLNGNRPAAGKTGTEDGSKNIWFVGYTPQMATGVWVGHNKAPAPMKDITLAGQKYKDYVFAGDLAAPIWKNVMDAALKGKPIEYFQKPDGSTPKSKPAPKATASTPPPPTPVGPTGNYSPRTYTPQNNGTGTTQAPVVPRATAQKETPKATVRQQPTTKPTSTAQPTASGK